The following coding sequences lie in one bacterium genomic window:
- the ftsH gene encoding ATP-dependent zinc metalloprotease FtsH — MGQTGARQGAPLNKVLKAILPWIIILGAAILLLQLFAGPSGGDEIDYTLFYRELEAGNVKSVVITDSELHGVLKTSIENPAQKGHTFTEFTTSVAAVDIDFLNKLAERGVTVSVDQSQGTFLSILFTLGPVVLIVVLFVFMMRRMQGAGSQAMSFAKSRARLVNQSKNKTTFDDVAGCDEAKEELVEIISFLKSPKKFQKLGGKIPRGVLLVGPPGTGKTLLARAVAGEANVPFFSISGSDFVEMFVGVGAARVRDLFSNGKRNAPCIIFVDELDAVGRHRGAGLGGGHDEREQTLNQLLIEMDGFESESTVILMAATNRPDVLDPALLRPGRFDRQIVVDLPDIRGREEILKVHVRDKPLADDVDLRRIARGTPFFSGADLANLANEAAILAARYNQTSITQEIFEEARDKVLMGPERRSRQIDEETKRVTAYHEAGHALVSILLPDYDPLHKVTIIPRGLALGLTMPLPEKERLNLDKSYLEKRLAVLMAGRAAEELALGSTTSGAASDINQVTDLARKMVCEWGMSEKLGPLAFGKKQEEIFLGREIAQHRDFSDETARIIDGEVRAVVESAYSRATELIKKNLDKLEAIARALIERETLEGEEVKALVRGEELPPDDRRLPHLREEEKARLEAERTRTPEEKDFAENIGVWPGDERRESSPPLGDDRKSDLE; from the coding sequence GCGATGAGATAGACTACACCCTCTTCTACAGAGAGCTCGAGGCCGGCAACGTAAAGTCGGTGGTCATCACCGACTCCGAGCTCCACGGCGTCCTGAAGACCTCCATCGAGAACCCGGCGCAGAAGGGCCACACCTTCACCGAGTTCACCACCAGCGTCGCCGCCGTGGACATTGATTTCCTGAACAAGCTGGCCGAGCGGGGGGTCACCGTCTCCGTTGACCAGAGCCAGGGGACGTTCCTTTCGATCCTGTTCACCCTGGGACCGGTGGTCCTGATAGTCGTCCTGTTCGTTTTCATGATGCGGCGGATGCAGGGCGCGGGCAGCCAGGCCATGTCCTTCGCCAAGAGCCGCGCCCGCCTGGTCAACCAGTCCAAGAACAAGACCACCTTCGATGACGTGGCCGGCTGCGATGAGGCCAAGGAGGAGCTGGTCGAGATAATCAGCTTCCTGAAGAGCCCGAAGAAGTTCCAGAAGCTGGGGGGTAAGATACCGCGGGGCGTGCTTCTGGTGGGTCCCCCCGGAACCGGCAAGACGCTGTTGGCCCGGGCGGTGGCCGGCGAGGCCAACGTTCCCTTCTTCTCCATCTCCGGGTCCGACTTCGTGGAGATGTTCGTGGGCGTGGGCGCGGCGCGGGTCCGCGACCTCTTTTCCAACGGCAAGCGCAACGCCCCCTGCATCATCTTCGTGGACGAGCTGGATGCCGTGGGGCGCCACCGCGGGGCCGGCCTGGGCGGCGGACACGACGAGCGCGAGCAGACCCTCAACCAGCTCCTCATCGAGATGGACGGCTTCGAGAGCGAGTCCACGGTCATTTTGATGGCGGCGACGAACCGGCCCGACGTTCTGGACCCGGCGCTCCTGCGGCCCGGGCGCTTCGACCGCCAGATCGTGGTGGACCTCCCCGACATCCGGGGCCGCGAGGAGATTCTCAAGGTCCACGTGCGGGACAAACCGCTGGCCGACGATGTTGACCTGCGGCGCATCGCGCGGGGCACGCCCTTTTTCTCCGGGGCCGACCTGGCCAACCTGGCCAACGAGGCGGCGATTCTGGCCGCCCGCTACAACCAGACCTCCATCACCCAGGAGATTTTCGAGGAGGCGCGCGACAAGGTCTTGATGGGCCCCGAGCGCCGCTCCCGCCAGATAGACGAGGAGACCAAGCGCGTCACCGCCTACCACGAGGCGGGCCACGCCCTGGTCAGCATCCTTTTGCCCGACTACGACCCCCTGCACAAGGTGACCATCATCCCCCGGGGCCTGGCGCTGGGGCTGACCATGCCGCTGCCGGAGAAGGAGCGGCTCAACCTGGACAAGTCGTACCTCGAGAAGCGGCTTGCGGTGCTGATGGCCGGACGCGCCGCCGAGGAACTGGCCCTGGGTTCCACCACTTCCGGCGCCGCCAGCGACATCAACCAGGTCACCGACCTGGCCCGCAAGATGGTCTGCGAGTGGGGCATGAGCGAAAAGCTCGGCCCCCTCGCCTTCGGCAAGAAGCAGGAGGAGATTTTCCTCGGCCGGGAAATCGCCCAGCACCGCGACTTCTCGGACGAGACCGCCAGAATCATAGACGGCGAGGTGCGGGCCGTCGTGGAGTCCGCCTACTCCCGCGCCACCGAGCTCATCAAAAAGAACCTCGACAAGCTGGAGGCCATCGCCCGGGCGCTCATCGAGCGCGAGACCCTGGAGGGCGAGGAGGTAAAGGCGCTGGTCCGGGGCGAGGAGCTGCCCCCCGACGACCGTCGGCTGCCCCACCTGCGCGAGGAGGAGAAGGCCCGGCTGGAGGCCGAACGGACCCGCACCCCCGAGGAGAAGGATTTTGCCGAGAACATCGGCGTCTGGCCCGGTGACGAGCGCCGGGAGAGCTCCCCGCCCCTGGGCGACGACCGCAAGAGCGACCTGGAATAG
- the folP gene encoding dihydropteroate synthase, with product MKRHPRVCRIDSPEDAARLMRRAGVSDRGVELMTTKLGFHVFHLRDVPHTAATILKQEALAAGAEAAVHRGLVVRGVESTDVVLGGTRRQLALITEKLRGQQFGLGALADELAETLAALDSIPVWHVRDRVLDLSRPLVMGVVNLTGDSFSGDGVGDDVGAAVERCRAMLVAGADILDLGAESSRPGAEPVDAETEIKRLLPVVKALVAETDAVVSVDTYRPETAAPALEAGAHIVNDVTGMRGLGGSGGTGRAVALFDAGVIVMHMRGTPRDMQKNPHYEDLGAEIHAFFAERLEAAAADGVRFESIALDPGIGFGKRLEDNLALLNHLEWFAGLGRPLVVGASRKSFIGALTGASVEDRLPGTIAAHTAAVLRGAHVVRVHDVAEARQAALVAAAVREAGQ from the coding sequence ATGAAACGCCACCCCCGCGTCTGCCGGATTGACTCACCCGAGGACGCCGCCCGCCTGATGCGCCGGGCCGGCGTCTCCGACCGCGGCGTGGAGCTGATGACCACCAAGCTCGGCTTCCACGTCTTTCACCTCCGCGACGTGCCCCACACCGCGGCCACGATTCTCAAGCAGGAGGCGCTGGCCGCGGGCGCCGAGGCGGCGGTGCACAGGGGACTGGTCGTCCGCGGGGTGGAATCCACCGACGTGGTGCTCGGCGGGACGCGGCGTCAATTGGCGCTCATCACGGAAAAGCTCCGGGGCCAGCAGTTCGGCCTGGGCGCGTTGGCCGACGAGCTGGCGGAAACCCTCGCGGCGCTCGACAGCATCCCGGTCTGGCACGTGCGGGACCGGGTGCTGGACCTCTCCCGGCCCCTGGTCATGGGGGTCGTCAACCTCACGGGCGATTCCTTCTCCGGGGACGGCGTGGGCGACGACGTGGGGGCGGCGGTGGAGCGGTGCCGGGCGATGCTCGTGGCCGGAGCGGACATCCTGGACCTGGGGGCCGAGAGCTCCCGACCCGGCGCCGAGCCGGTGGACGCCGAGACGGAGATAAAGCGGCTTCTACCCGTCGTAAAGGCCCTGGTCGCCGAGACCGACGCGGTCGTGTCGGTGGACACCTACCGGCCCGAGACGGCGGCCCCGGCGCTGGAGGCGGGAGCCCATATCGTCAACGACGTCACCGGGATGCGCGGCCTCGGCGGCTCCGGCGGTACGGGGCGGGCCGTGGCCCTCTTCGACGCCGGGGTCATCGTCATGCACATGCGGGGCACCCCCCGCGACATGCAGAAGAACCCGCACTACGAAGACCTGGGCGCCGAAATCCACGCCTTCTTCGCCGAGCGCCTCGAGGCCGCGGCCGCCGACGGGGTCCGATTCGAGAGCATCGCCCTGGACCCGGGCATCGGCTTCGGCAAGCGGCTGGAGGACAATCTGGCGCTGTTGAACCACCTGGAGTGGTTCGCCGGCTTAGGGCGACCGCTGGTGGTGGGGGCGAGCCGGAAGTCCTTCATCGGGGCGCTCACGGGGGCGTCCGTGGAGGACCGGTTGCCCGGCACTATAGCGGCGCACACGGCGGCCGTCCTGCGCGGGGCCCACGTCGTCCGTGTTCACGACGTGGCCGAGGCGCGCCAGGCCGCCCTGGTCGCGGCGGCCGTCCGCGAGGCCGGTCAGTGA